In Euzebyales bacterium, the following are encoded in one genomic region:
- a CDS encoding FtsW/RodA/SpoVE family cell cycle protein, whose product MNAAETKLEARRRANTELGLLVLALVVCLVAYALVGLAREPKLPAGMAGYGGVLAVLAVGTHLLTRRIAPGADPLLFPLAYVLNGLGLVMIRRIDYALAASDTSELAPSQTVWTMVGVGLLITTLLVIRDYESLDRYRYSIGIGAIVLLLMPLLPVIGANINGANLWIRVAGFSIQPGEFAKIGLAVFFASYLAENRQLLTVATNRVGPVMVPPARAFGPVLAVWVLSLAVLVFERDLGLSLLLFGLFICMLYVATSRIAYVIGGVSLFALGGFMAYQLFGHVRDRIGIWLDLWNSDAFGAGQLQQSLFALGTGGVAGVGLGQGHPDFIPIVSTDFIFSAFGEEVGLLGTTGLLLCYLLFIGRGYRIALRCRQEFGQLLAMGLVTLYALQVFIIVGGVTRLIPLTGLTLPFVSYGGSSLLANYVLVGLLIRVSATELGTRGRPLRRRRAAAREDEADDAGKAQA is encoded by the coding sequence GTGAACGCCGCCGAGACCAAGCTGGAGGCGCGGCGGCGGGCCAACACCGAACTGGGTCTGCTGGTGCTCGCGCTGGTCGTGTGCCTCGTGGCATACGCGCTGGTCGGACTCGCCCGCGAGCCCAAGCTGCCTGCCGGCATGGCCGGTTACGGCGGCGTGCTGGCGGTGCTCGCCGTGGGCACCCACCTGCTGACACGCCGCATCGCGCCCGGGGCTGACCCCCTGCTGTTCCCGCTCGCGTACGTCCTGAACGGCCTCGGCCTGGTCATGATCCGGCGGATCGACTATGCCCTCGCCGCGAGTGACACGTCCGAGCTGGCTCCGTCGCAGACGGTGTGGACCATGGTCGGCGTCGGGCTGCTGATCACGACGTTGCTCGTGATCCGCGACTACGAGTCCCTCGACCGGTACCGCTACAGCATCGGCATCGGCGCGATCGTGCTGCTGCTGATGCCGCTGCTGCCCGTGATCGGCGCCAACATCAACGGCGCCAACCTGTGGATCCGGGTGGCCGGGTTCTCGATCCAGCCCGGTGAGTTCGCCAAGATCGGCCTCGCCGTGTTCTTCGCCAGCTACCTGGCGGAGAACCGGCAGCTGCTGACAGTGGCGACGAACCGGGTCGGGCCGGTGATGGTACCGCCGGCTCGCGCGTTCGGTCCCGTGCTCGCCGTCTGGGTGCTCAGCCTCGCCGTCCTTGTGTTCGAACGTGACCTGGGGCTGTCGCTGCTGTTGTTCGGCCTGTTCATCTGCATGCTGTACGTCGCGACGTCACGCATCGCGTACGTGATCGGCGGGGTCAGCCTGTTCGCACTGGGCGGCTTCATGGCCTACCAGCTGTTCGGACACGTCCGCGATCGGATCGGTATCTGGCTGGACCTGTGGAACAGCGACGCGTTCGGTGCCGGCCAGCTGCAGCAGTCGCTGTTCGCGCTGGGCACCGGTGGCGTGGCCGGCGTCGGGCTTGGTCAGGGGCACCCCGACTTCATCCCGATCGTGTCGACCGACTTCATCTTCAGCGCGTTCGGTGAGGAAGTCGGACTGCTGGGCACGACCGGCCTGCTCCTGTGCTACCTGCTGTTCATCGGACGGGGCTACCGCATCGCGCTGCGATGCCGCCAGGAGTTCGGGCAGCTGCTCGCAATGGGCCTGGTCACCCTGTACGCACTGCAGGTCTTCATCATCGTCGGTGGCGTGACCCGCCTGATCCCCCTCACCGGCCTGACGCTGCCGTTCGTGTCCTATGGCGGATCGTCCCTGCTGGCGAACTACGTGCTGGTCGGGCTGCTCATCCGCGTCTCGGCCACTGAGCT